One part of the Eucalyptus grandis isolate ANBG69807.140 chromosome 10, ASM1654582v1, whole genome shotgun sequence genome encodes these proteins:
- the LOC104422018 gene encoding UDP-glucose 6-dehydrogenase 1 has protein sequence MVKICCIGAGYVGGPTMAVIALKCPSVEVAVVDISVSRIQAWNSEQLPIYEPGLDAVVKQCRGKNLFFSTDVEKHVFEADIVFVSVNTPTKTRGLGAGKAADLTYWESAARMIADVSKSDKIVVEKSTVPVKTAEAIEKILTHNSKGIKFQILSNPEFLAEGTAIQDLFAPDRVLIGGRETPEGQKAIQTLKDVYAHWVPEDRILTTNLWSAELSKLAANAFLAQRISSVNAMSSLCEATGADVAQVSYAVGKDSRIGPKFLNASVGFGGSCFQKDILNLVYICECNGLPEVAEYWKQVIKINDYQKARFVNRVVSSMFNTVSNKKIAILGFAFKKDTGDTRETPAIDVCKGLLGDKARLSIYDPQVTEEQIQRDLTMNKFDWDHPVHLQPMSPTTVKQVSVVWDAYDAVKDAHGLCILTEWDEFKTLDYQRIYDNMQKPAYIFDGRNVVNVNKLREIGFIVYSIGKPLDPWLKDMPAVA, from the coding sequence ATGGTGAAGATCTGCTGCATTGGTGCTGGCTATGTCGGCGGGCCTACTATGGCCGTGATTGCTCTCAAGTGCCCGTCAGTAGAAGTTGCGGTCGTTGATATTTCTGTCTCTCGCATACAAGCCTGGAACAGCGAACAGCTCCCTATCTATGAACCAGGCCTTGATGCGGTGGTGAAGCAATGCCGAGggaagaacctcttcttcagcACCGATGTGGAGAAGCATGTGTTTGAGGCTGACATTGTCTTCGTGTCTGTCAACACCCCTACCAAGACTCGAGGTCTGGGTGCAGGCAAAGCTGCAGATCTGACCTACTGGGAAAGTGCAGCCCGTATGATTGCTGATGTCTCAAAATCTGATAAAATTGTTGTGGAGAAATCGACTGTCCCGGTTAAGACTGCCGAGGCAATAGAGAAGATTCTGACCCATAACAGCAAGGGAATCAAATTCCAGATTCTGTCGAACCCAGAGTTCCTTGCTGAGGGGACGGCAATCCAAGATCTGTTTGCTCCAGATCGTGTCCTTATTGGTGGCAGGGAAACTCCAGAAGGCCAGAAAGCCATCCAAACCTTGAAGGACGTATATGCTCATTGGGTTCCCGAAGACCGCATTTTAACGACCAACCTTTGGTCTGCAGAGCTCTCTAAATTGGCTGCTAATGCTTTCTTGGCACAAAGGATCTCTTCTGTGAATGCCATGTCCTCACTTTGCGAGGCCACTGGTGCAGATGTTGCTCAAGTGTCTTATGCTGTGGGTAAGGACTCACGAATTGGTCCCAAGTTCCTTAATGCTAGTGTTGGCTTTGGTGGATCCTGCTTCCAAAAGGATATTCTCAACCTGGTGTACATCTGTGAGTGCAATGGCCTTCCTGAAGTGGCTGAGTACTGGAAACAAGTGATTAAGATCAACGACTATCAGAAGGCCCGCTTTGTGAACCGTGTGGTTTCCTCTATGTTCAACACAGTTTCAAACAAGAAGATCGCCATTCTTGGATTTGCCTTTAAGAAAGATACCGGGGACACGCGTGAGACTCCCGCAATTGACGTCTGCAAGGGTCTCTTGGGAGACAAGGCCAGGCTAAGCATTTATGATCCTCAGGTGACTGAGGAGCAGATCCAGAGGGACCTTACCATGAACAAGTTTGATTGGGACCACCCAGTCCACCTTCAGCCGATGAGTCCCACCACTGTGAAGCAGGTTTCTGTAGTCTGGGACGCCTATGATGCTGTCAAGGATGCCCATGGCCTCTGCATCCTCACTGAGTGGGATGAGTTCAAGACTCTTGATTACCAGAGGATATACGACAACATGCAGAAGCCGGCTTACATCTTTGATGGCAGGAACGTCGTCAACGTTAACAAGCTGCGTGAGATCGGATTCATTGTCTACTCCATTGGCAAGCCGCTGGATCCCTGGCTCAAGGACATGCCCGCCGTGGCATAA